From the genome of Mustela lutreola isolate mMusLut2 chromosome 16, mMusLut2.pri, whole genome shotgun sequence, one region includes:
- the LOC131818929 gene encoding M-phase phosphoprotein 6: MAAERKTKLSKNLLRMKFMQRGLDLETKKQLEEEEKKIISEEHWYLDLPELKEKECFIIEEQSFLLCEDLLYGRMSFRGFNPEVEKLMLQMNAKNKVEEVEDEAVELDVSDEEMARRYETLVGTIGKKFAKKRDRASYEEDENGHIKPTVKVKKMFLKPQD, from the coding sequence ATGGCGGCCGAGCGCAAGACGAAATTGTCCAAGAACCTGCTGCGCATGAAGTTCATGCAAAGGGGCCTGGACTTGGAGACCAAGAAACaactagaagaggaagaaaagaaaatcattagcGAAGAGCATTGGTATTTGGATTTGCCAGAGCTTAAAGAAAAAGAGTGTTTCATAATAGAAGAGCAGAGTTTCTTGTTATGTGAAGATCTTCTCTATGGAAGAATGTCATTCAGAGGATTTAATCCTGAGGTTGAGAAATTAATGCTCCAGATGAACGCTAAGAACAAGGTGGAAGAAGTTGAAGATGAAGCAGTGGAGCTCGATGTGTCAGATGAAGAAATGGCCAGAAGATATGAGACCTTGGTGGGGACAATTGGAAAAAAGTTTGCCAAAAAAAGAGACCGTGCCAGTTatgaagaagatgaaaatggACACATAAAACCAACAGT